A single region of the Nocardioides aurantiacus genome encodes:
- the prfA gene encoding peptide chain release factor 1 yields the protein MFEAVESLADEHAELETRLADPAVHAEPSLARRLSQRYAELSAVLRAHAEWLALGEDLQAARELSGEDESFAAEALELEPRLAQAEERLRHLLVPRDAADGKDVILEVKSGEGGEESALFAGDLLRMYTRYAEQRGWSTEVIDATESDLGGYKSVTVAVKAKGTPEPGEAPHALLKFEGGVHRVQRVPVTESQGRVHTSAAGVLVLPEAEQVDVEIHDGDLRIDVYRSSGPGGQSVNTTDSAVRITHLPTGVVASCQNEKSQLQNKEQAMRILRARLLAAAQEAADAEASDVRRSQIRTVDRSERIRTYNYPENRISDHRTGYKSYDLDRVLDGDLGGVIGSCVEADMAARLDALAP from the coding sequence GTGTTCGAGGCCGTCGAGTCGCTCGCGGACGAGCACGCCGAGCTGGAGACCCGGCTCGCCGACCCGGCCGTGCACGCCGAGCCGTCGCTCGCGCGCCGGCTCTCGCAGCGCTACGCCGAGCTGAGCGCCGTGCTCCGGGCCCACGCCGAGTGGCTCGCCCTGGGGGAGGACCTCCAGGCCGCGCGGGAGCTCTCCGGCGAGGACGAGTCGTTCGCCGCCGAGGCGCTCGAGCTCGAGCCCCGGCTGGCCCAGGCCGAGGAGCGGCTGCGCCACCTGCTGGTGCCGCGCGACGCCGCCGACGGCAAGGACGTGATCCTCGAGGTCAAGTCCGGCGAGGGCGGTGAGGAGTCGGCGTTGTTCGCCGGTGACCTGCTCCGCATGTACACCCGGTACGCCGAGCAGCGGGGCTGGTCGACCGAGGTGATCGACGCCACCGAGTCCGACCTGGGCGGCTACAAGTCGGTGACCGTGGCGGTCAAGGCCAAGGGCACCCCCGAGCCGGGGGAGGCGCCCCACGCGCTGCTGAAGTTCGAGGGCGGCGTCCACCGCGTCCAGCGGGTGCCCGTGACCGAGAGCCAGGGGCGGGTCCACACCAGCGCCGCCGGCGTCCTGGTGCTGCCCGAGGCCGAGCAGGTCGACGTCGAGATCCACGACGGCGACCTCCGCATCGACGTCTACCGCTCCAGCGGCCCCGGCGGCCAGAGCGTGAACACCACCGACTCGGCCGTCCGGATCACCCACCTGCCGACCGGCGTGGTGGCCAGCTGCCAGAACGAGAAGTCGCAGCTGCAGAACAAGGAGCAGGCGATGCGCATCCTGCGTGCCCGGCTGCTCGCCGCCGCCCAGGAGGCCGCGGACGCCGAGGCCAGCGACGTGCGCCGCTCGCAGATCCGCACCGTCGACCGCTCCGAGCGGATCCGGACCTACAACTACCCGGAGAACCGGATCTCCGACCACCGCACGGGCTACAAGTCCTACGACCTCGACCGGGTGCTGGACGGCGACCTGGGCGGGGTGATCGGCTCCTGCGTCGAGGCCGACATGGCGGCCCGGCTCGACGCCCTGGCCCCGTGA
- the rpmE gene encoding 50S ribosomal protein L31 — protein sequence MQKDIHPNYVTTEVRCTCGNTFTTRSTKAGGSIRSEVCSNCHPFYTGKQKILDTGGRVARFEARYAKKTADKK from the coding sequence ATGCAGAAGGACATCCACCCGAACTACGTGACCACCGAGGTGCGCTGCACCTGTGGCAACACGTTCACCACGCGCAGCACCAAGGCCGGCGGCTCGATCCGCTCCGAGGTCTGCTCCAACTGCCACCCCTTCTACACGGGCAAGCAGAAGATCCTCGACACCGGTGGCCGCGTGGCCCGCTTCGAGGCGCGCTACGCCAAGAAGACCGCCGACAAGAAGTAG